A region from the Populus trichocarpa isolate Nisqually-1 chromosome 18, P.trichocarpa_v4.1, whole genome shotgun sequence genome encodes:
- the LOC7476247 gene encoding sodium/pyruvate cotransporter BASS2, chloroplastic isoform X2, which yields MSSYLQAKLLFPFQEAEYSSGNPQVLCRAAANAPGDVPDSSTHGGMSQYERIIETLTTLFPVWVVLGTILGIYKPAAVTWLETDLFTLGLGFLMLSMGLTLTFEDFRRCLRNPWTVGVGFLAQYLIKPLLGFVIATTLKLSAPLATGLILVSCCPGGQASNVATYISKGNVALSVLMTTCSTIGAIIMTPLLTKLLAGQLVPVDAVGLAISTFQVVLVPTIVGVLSNEFFPTFTSKIVTFTPLVGVILTTLLCASPIGQVSDVLKTQGGQLIMPVALLHVAAFALGYWLSRMSFGESTSRTISIECGMQSSALGFLLAQKHFTNPLVAVPSAVSVVCMALGGSALAVFWRNRPIPVDDKDDFKE from the exons ATGTCAAGCTATCTACAAGCCAAGCTCCTGTTTCCCTTCCAGGAGGCTGAATACTCATCTGG GAACCCCCAAGTTTTGTGTAGGGCTGCTGCAAATGCACCTGGTGATGTTCCTGACAGCAGCACACATGGTGGGATGAGCCAGTATGAAAGGATAATCGAAACTCTAACTACTCTTTTCCCTGTGTGG GTCGTATTGGGCACCATCCTTGGTATTTACAAGCCAGCTGCG GTTACATGGTTGGAGACAGACCTCTTTACCCTTGGCCTTGGCTTCCTCATGCTTTCAATGGGACTGACTCTGACATTTGAAGATTTTAGACGATGTTTAAGAAATCCTTGGACT GTTGGTGTAGGGTTTCTTGCTCAGTACTTGATCAAACCTCTGCTAGGCTTTGTGATTGCAACG ACTTTGAAATTGTCAGCACCTCTTGCAACTGGTCTTATTTTGGTCTCTTGTTGCCCTGGAGGTCAGGCATCCAATGTTGCAACCTATATATCGAAGGGGAATGTTGCACTATCAGTTCTTATGACAAC ATGTTCAACTATTGGAGCCATTATCATGACACCTCTCCTTACTAAGCTTCTTGCTGGCCAGCTTGTTCCAGTTGATGCTGTA GGCCTGGCTATCAGCACTTTTCAGGTTGTTTTGGTGCCAACTATTGTTGGAG TTCTTTCAAATGAATTCTTCCCTACATTCACTTCAAAAATAGTCACATTTACACCTTTGGTTGGGGTTATTCTCACAACCCTACTATGTGCAAGCCCC ATTGGTCAAGTATCAGATGTCTTGAAAACCCAAGGAGGACAACTGATAATGCCAGTGGCTCTCCTACATGTCGCTGCATTTGCTCTTGGTTACTGGCTGTCAAGAATGTCATTTGGTGAATCCACCTCTCGTACCATATCCATAGAATGCGGGATGCAg AGCTCCGCACTTGGCTTTTTGCTTGCCCAGAAACATTTCACGAACCCCCTGGTGGCTGTACCCTCAGCTGTTAGTGTTGTTTGCATGGCG CTTGGTGGGAGTGCTTTGGCAGTATTTTGGAGGAACAGGCCAATTCCTGTTGATGACAAAGATGACTTCAAGGAATGA
- the LOC7476247 gene encoding sodium/pyruvate cotransporter BASS2, chloroplastic isoform X1: MASVFRLVLQDCNLLPCQAIYKPSSCFPSRRLNTHLDPRAGITVPGNGRIWTTQNKPRSPTVALTALSPSSIIHSSRNPQVLCRAAANAPGDVPDSSTHGGMSQYERIIETLTTLFPVWVVLGTILGIYKPAAVTWLETDLFTLGLGFLMLSMGLTLTFEDFRRCLRNPWTVGVGFLAQYLIKPLLGFVIATTLKLSAPLATGLILVSCCPGGQASNVATYISKGNVALSVLMTTCSTIGAIIMTPLLTKLLAGQLVPVDAVGLAISTFQVVLVPTIVGVLSNEFFPTFTSKIVTFTPLVGVILTTLLCASPIGQVSDVLKTQGGQLIMPVALLHVAAFALGYWLSRMSFGESTSRTISIECGMQSSALGFLLAQKHFTNPLVAVPSAVSVVCMALGGSALAVFWRNRPIPVDDKDDFKE; encoded by the exons ATGGCGTCTGTGTTTAGATTGGTTCTCCAAGATTGCAACTTACTGCCATGTCAAGCTATCTACAAGCCAAGCTCCTGTTTCCCTTCCAGGAGGCTGAATACTCATCTGG ATCCAAGAGCTGGGATTACTGTACCCGGGAATGGAAGAATTTGGACAACTCAAAACAAGCCGAGGAGTCCCACTGTGGCTCTCACAGCCCTTTCACCTTCTTCAATCATTCACTCTTCAAG GAACCCCCAAGTTTTGTGTAGGGCTGCTGCAAATGCACCTGGTGATGTTCCTGACAGCAGCACACATGGTGGGATGAGCCAGTATGAAAGGATAATCGAAACTCTAACTACTCTTTTCCCTGTGTGG GTCGTATTGGGCACCATCCTTGGTATTTACAAGCCAGCTGCG GTTACATGGTTGGAGACAGACCTCTTTACCCTTGGCCTTGGCTTCCTCATGCTTTCAATGGGACTGACTCTGACATTTGAAGATTTTAGACGATGTTTAAGAAATCCTTGGACT GTTGGTGTAGGGTTTCTTGCTCAGTACTTGATCAAACCTCTGCTAGGCTTTGTGATTGCAACG ACTTTGAAATTGTCAGCACCTCTTGCAACTGGTCTTATTTTGGTCTCTTGTTGCCCTGGAGGTCAGGCATCCAATGTTGCAACCTATATATCGAAGGGGAATGTTGCACTATCAGTTCTTATGACAAC ATGTTCAACTATTGGAGCCATTATCATGACACCTCTCCTTACTAAGCTTCTTGCTGGCCAGCTTGTTCCAGTTGATGCTGTA GGCCTGGCTATCAGCACTTTTCAGGTTGTTTTGGTGCCAACTATTGTTGGAG TTCTTTCAAATGAATTCTTCCCTACATTCACTTCAAAAATAGTCACATTTACACCTTTGGTTGGGGTTATTCTCACAACCCTACTATGTGCAAGCCCC ATTGGTCAAGTATCAGATGTCTTGAAAACCCAAGGAGGACAACTGATAATGCCAGTGGCTCTCCTACATGTCGCTGCATTTGCTCTTGGTTACTGGCTGTCAAGAATGTCATTTGGTGAATCCACCTCTCGTACCATATCCATAGAATGCGGGATGCAg AGCTCCGCACTTGGCTTTTTGCTTGCCCAGAAACATTTCACGAACCCCCTGGTGGCTGTACCCTCAGCTGTTAGTGTTGTTTGCATGGCG CTTGGTGGGAGTGCTTTGGCAGTATTTTGGAGGAACAGGCCAATTCCTGTTGATGACAAAGATGACTTCAAGGAATGA